TAGGCCAAAAGGTTAATTCTATTGGATTTTCTCTTGTTCATTTTGATGATGtttgttaaaagtgccttcagATGATCCTGTGTGGAGTGTCGATGATGAAGACTGACAATTATCTTGTGATTTGTGATATGAATTATTTGATTGTCTAAGAATGTACACGGTTTGGCAAATACAGCAACATGCAAAATCGAGCACATAATACAAGAGACTTGAAAATGTATCAACAAACTTAGCTATGGGGTATTAAGAAGAATCGTCAGATCAAGAATCAAAACACCACAAAGAATAATAACACAACGTGCTTCAACTTGCAATAGATTTGTTGAAAATGGTGAATAAACACCAGCCCCACCTGCCTTCTATAATTTAGGACTAGGGTCAGCTTTGAAATTCTCCATTGTTAAAAAGCGCCCCATATTTGTATACTGCATTTTATTACAATGATGTATTGTTTCCACAAAGCTCACTATCTGTACTTTTCTTGATGTATTGATTGAGTGATTCTGTATGCTTTATCGTTAGTTAGATTTATGCTGTGAATGTTTAAGATCTTGATTCGATTGGTTTCATTTGACTTTACGATATTCATTCTTGGCTTTTCCCCCTTATAAATATTTGTGGTTTTTTATGCCTCCATGCATAATCAATCCCCTCTCCACATAAAATTGAAGCAATTAATATGATTCAAAGTTTTTTGGGGCTCCAGCTGCCTGAGATAAAATACTAATaacattttaaaaaaagaacCAATATCCATGCTGTTGAGTTTTGTTGGGAGCTATTGCTCAgttaaggaaaggaaaattctACTCCTGGATCAGGAATTCAATGACAAAATGCGGAGTACCTCAGAAAGTAGTAGGGATATCAACAACAGGTTTTACGTACGCCTTATCTGATCACATCTTTCTGTGTAAATTGTACTTCAGCATGCTCAGGACTCTTGAAAGGTACCAAAGATGCAGTTATGGAGCAGTGGAAGTCAGCCACTCAGCCAAAGAGATTGAGGTAACTACCATAATTAAGCATCACTTGGCCCATGCTTGTACAGTGATTCTGACGATAATTTAGTTTACTGTGTAAAAACCTACAGTTTGTCATTTATTTGCATGGTTTTTTATATATTTGTTTGATTATAAAGCAAAGCAGCTACAAGGAGTACCTGAAGCTGAAAGGCAAATATGAGTCACTACAACGATATCAAAGGTAATAGCCAAACAGTGTACGGCTTGCACCGTAGCTTACTAACACACATGCAGTTATTATCCAAAATATGTCCGTGGCAGCTGACTCAAAGTTTTTCTATTAGACAAATTTCAGTATTAGTACTTTATTTGTTACTGTAACAAATTTCATGACCATTCACATTCCAGACACCTTCTTGGAGATGACTTGGGACCGCTAAATATAAATGATCTCGAACATCTTGAACATCAACTAGAATCATCCTTGAAGCTTGTAAGGTCCACAAGGGTAAGGAAATTCATTAACCCTTCATGTAGCTAGCAAATGAAATATTTCCATGTTTGTCCTGTAGCTTCTGACCATTTTCGTGCCTGCATCATTGTTAAATAGAAACAAGGAAAATAGTGCCATTAATAACTGTAAAATTAAACTACAAGATGGATAGCTAATACTTGGAGGAATTTGTTCGCAATATTGATATATAATGGTGAAATGTTGAATTTGTTCAGCCAGCATTACTATACTTTTGCATGTCAATCTACTTGCCAAATTGGCCTTGTGATCCCACTGCCTACTATTTCCATGCATCTTAAACTATAAAAAAGGGCCTGTCAACCTAATCTGCTCTGGTTATGTTCCTAAATGAAGATTTGGAAGGCTAGAACAGATACCTTGAATTCATTAATATGATGTTGCAAATCTGCCAATTGGTTGATGTGCCAATCCAAAGGCAAAGAAGTATGACTTGTTTCCTTTTCAGTATCATCACAAGTTCAGCAAGATGTATTCCATTTACAAATAAGTACTAATATTTGACAAAGGTTACAGATCTGTTGCAACTTTGTAGCTCCAAGTTTAACGCTTAGTTCTGCTTTCTCCTCGTTTACTAAATTTTGAACACTTAAgacttcataagaaatgtaatGTACAACAATCATGTTAGCATACAATGGAGAAGAATGGCAACATAAAATGTTTGGACCAGGCAAATATGTAACATCTGCTTGACGTAGGGCTTGGATGAAGGGTTCCTAAACACAAACTAAGGATCCAATCTTTTGACCGAATATTAAGGATGCGCCTTCTCTTTCCTCTAATTCTGCGCACTGTAGTTGCTTGCATTTGACGGTTTTTGTTGTTTCATTTACAGACACAAGTTATGCTGGATCAGCTTTCTGATCTCCAAACAAAGGTATCTAAATCTGCACTGGACAATTTAATTTGTAAGGTTTGATCTACTCCTTTTATTGACATCAGAATTTTGGGCTACAGGAGAAGTTGTGGCTTGAGGCTAATAAGGCATTAGAAAGGAAGGTAGTGACATACACGTGGTTGTTTATTTTGATATTTGTCCGTTCCATGGCGAAAAGCCTAGAGAAAATATGTTACCCTATGTCTGATATTGTGAACTTGGTTGCCCCTTATGTCTTGCATGCATGTATGCTTCTGAAATAGTTGCTCTGTTCAATTGCTAACTAGGAGAACTGCTCATATTGAGCTCCCTTGGTGCAGTTCGTTTGAACCTATCCTTTTAATTGATTAGACAATTTTTTCCTTGACAATTGTTTCCTGATTAGAGCTTTTCAAGATACTGGTTGTATACGGCCTTTTGGTACCTTAATGCAAACCTTATAAAGCCAAAAGTTTTTTTCCCAGCTGGAAGAAATTTATGCTGAGAATCACCTTCATCAGTCGTGGGGAGGTGGTGGTGAGCAGAGCAGTACATACAGCCAACAGCATTCTCAATCTCAGGGGTTTTTTCAACCCCTGGAATGCAGCTCAGGCTTGCAAATTGGGTAAGTTTCAGCTACATATACAGATGATCTTCTCAACTCAAGTCCAGCACCAGATCATCATCCTTTTCTGTTGGTTCACTATTTTGTTAATTCAGGTACAATCCCGCAAGTTCAAGCCAAATAACTGCAGTGACTAATGCTCAAAATGTCAGTGGATTAGTTCCGGGCTGGATGCTTTGACAAATTAATCTACAGATCAATATTCCAACCCcggttcattttctttctgaAGTGAAGATATATGCTGATGGTTTCCCCTTGTACGTAAGCCTGTATTAAATTATGCAGCTATCAATGATTAAAACGATAGTATTTATCAGTCCAGTCCAACAAGAACGAATTTAAGTACGAGATCAGGTAGATCATGCTACCTGGTTCTAGTGTTATAAGAAGGTGTATTTGACATCAAGTGTATTGGCAAACAAATTTTATTTCGCAGAGTTATCTGCGTAAAATATGGAGTACATTTCGGTGCACTCTCAGCAATGGCTTCTGTTTTCCTTCAGTTTTAATCCATTAATAATGCTCTGTCCCTCGGACTAGGGAGGCATACGTGCAGAAGTTCTTTCCCTGTTGGgatttactctctctctctcttctttaattttttaatataaccCTCTTCATTCTTTCAATTTGGTTTCGTGAAGGATTCCATTTCTTTCACAGATTGGAAAGTACTAGGGATTGGTTTTCACAAGTAATATTTAAGTCCTACTAAGCATGTCAATGGGTAAGGTTTGGATTAGATCCCTTTGATCCAGATCTAAATTCAAACCTATTACATTTAGTTAGATGCAAACCCATATCCAAACCCGTTTaggtttgaaaaaataaattcaaatccgGACCCTCCTGGATCTAGGTATTTAATGggtattcattgtaattttttaaatacattaaaataaaaatatatttaaaatatatggatttcgaaaaaaaaatataaacaacatccaatttttatttttcaaataataaaattaatattcaagaagttgaatgcaatattaACTCAAAAAAATAACTATGATTGAGTGgttctatttatttttaaaacttcaattGTATTTATGTCcaatctttcatttatttacctttactttcttcttttttgaaaaagtttgtACTGATTACATGACAACTAGGATTatcgtgaaaaaaaaaaaagaaaacaagcgtGAAGTCATACTGTTTTTGATTCAATAACCATAAAATATtagaatattttataaatttattaatatatatgtgtgtatagatatatttttaattatatatacatGAATTTGGATAGGGTCTGTTATAGATATGGATCATAGAAAATCTCAGACCCTGCCTGGATCCATAACTCTTTTTATAGGATTTGAATCTGAGTAGGATTTAGATTCGAGAAATTTAATACAAATCCTATCTTAGTACATTGGGTTTGAATTAGAGCCGATCCATTGATATGTCCAAGTACCGCCATGAAAACCCGAACGGCAGAAGCGAAGCCAGCTCCATCACTCGGTTTACTCttgcatacatacatatactTCTATCTATGGGCTCGGCAATGTGGGTTGGACCGATAACCCATTCTAACTGGTGGAGTTTGGAAGAAAAGGCGTATGCGGGCTTCGAGTTTCCATGCTAGCGTTAAAGCCATTGGGAACGAAATTTTGAACGAGTAGTTAAAATACGTCAGCTCCCAAAGATGGGAGGATTGGGCCTATGGCCTATGGCTATGATGGGCTATGGGGTTGAGTGAAATCAAGTAGCCCCATGCTGGTTTTGTGACATCCCAGCTCAGGCTGCCGGAAATGAAATGAAGAGATGAACAGGAGTTGGAATCTGAGTGCCTGTTGTTGTTCGTAACAATTAAGCACAACAGATGCAAATCTGAAGGATATTAATCAAAAGCATAAGCAAGTACAAGGTTTGGAATCCCTGGGGCACACCATTTTGTTGCCTATCATATCCTACGGggttctctctctttctctcttcgCTTCTTTGTCTCTCTGCATTGCATTCATtctgtattttttattttgtatggatcacacacacaaaaaaaaaaaagaacaaaatgttTTTCCTCTCGAGGAATCTGATTCtgggttcttttctttttaatatatatatatatatatgaccgTTATGGGATGACTGTAATTGGGAATCAGAATGACCCCAAATGTGTGTACGGATGAGTTGAAGGAGTTAGTTTAGTAGTACATGAATGCATACGGTAACGGAACTATATAGTTTTCCCGATCAAGATTCTAACTAGGACTAGGAATAGCATCGTACCGAAATGGTTTGGTCTTGGAGATGGCAGACAGTGCTGTCTCCCAGTGGACGTCAAACCCCATTTGCGCGATCAAATCTACTGCTAGCCAACCAGTACTAGTGGTCTAGTACTATCAATCTCTGATATTTATGGCCAATGCTACTGAATTCAGTCCCTCCTCCTACTCCTCTACTGCTACTAGTACTACTGCTGCTGCCGCTATGTGATTAGCCCCGCCCGACTGCGTTCTCCTCCAACCACAACCAACCAAGGAGCATTCACTATAATGTTGGGTCTCTGATATCAAACTGATTTTAGCCAATCATTAAGAGCTGGCgatccccccctttttttttttttttttttctttggcgTTTTTCCCAGCcttctaattaattaattataatgACGCAGCACTCCAAAGCCATGCATGTTTTGTTTAGTTAGGAAATTAGTAGTAGTAGAGAATTAGAACCTTTGTTGTATCAATAATGTTTTAGAAACTATAATGTTGGTAATTATGGATTAATGCAGATCTCTGATATCTGATCTTCTGAAAAGGAGTGTATACGTTCAGCTGGGATTTGGATTTGCCTTGTTTAATTAGATTAGACAAGAGCTAGGAATCCCTCGTGTCGTCCAACCGGGAATAGAGTAATCGACCTCAGAATACGCGGGGCTGCTCCTTCCGGTTCCGGCCAGTGGGGCTTCATCCACCCGACCCGACCGTCGGTCGCTTGTGGCTGCCTTGGTTACCGGTTTCGGGAAAACCTTCGACGTCTATAATTTGTAATGCCCTGATAATTTGTTCGGTTTTCTGCAGACAAACATATATGCTgcattcttttctttcttctttatctAGAGTTGAATAGTGATGACAGGATACGGAAACCTATTTATTTATTACCCTAAAAAAAGATAATTACTTTAGCTTTTCAGATACATTTTGCTAGCTGCTGCTGCTGGTGTTTCGTGTATTTGCAATATTAATTTTTGTCAAAACCCGTACAGCTTATTAATTGCAGTATTTGGATGGGAAAAGATGATCAAGCTAATCGTTGATATTAAGTTTCCACTCCCTCGtgctatttatttattataagaCAATTGCATTAACATTGCTGCTTGTTCTAAacgagagaaaaaaagaaaagaaaagaagttcgATGATGCTTTAACATATTTTCACAAGCATAAAAGGTAAAAGTTTAAGGTTGTCTAGTCATTATATATGTTACATTAGTATAGTATAAACGTTCTCTTATCGGGAggcaaaaaagggtaaattttgAGATTTGACTACTTTACGTGATTCACGTAACGTGTCTCTTCTAAAATGTTGAATCGTTTTTGTACACCGTAATCGAAGTATACAGACGATTAGGGTCTTGACCGTCTCGTTACCCCTCTCTTGGCTCTTTAAATTTTCTCCAATATTTTTTTCTCTACTTAATCTCACCTTTTTTGGTTTCTGCAAAATGGTCCCCAAC
The genomic region above belongs to Coffea arabica cultivar ET-39 chromosome 7c, Coffea Arabica ET-39 HiFi, whole genome shotgun sequence and contains:
- the LOC113698602 gene encoding agamous-like MADS-box protein MADS2 isoform X2, coding for MGRGRVELKRIENKINRQVTFAKRRNGLLKKAYELSVLCDAEVALIIFSNRGKLYEFCSSSNMLRTLERYQRCSYGAVEVSHSAKEIEQSSYKEYLKLKGKYESLQRYQRHLLGDDLGPLNINDLEHLEHQLESSLKLVRSTRTQVMLDQLSDLQTKEKLWLEANKALERKLEEIYAENHLHQSWGGGGEQSSTYSQQHSQSQGFFQPLECSSGLQIGYNPASSSQITAVTNAQNVSGLVPGWML
- the LOC113698602 gene encoding agamous-like MADS-box protein MADS2 isoform X4 — its product is MGRGRVELKRIENKINRQVTFAKRRNGLLKKAYELSVLCDAEVALIIFSNRGKLYEFCSSSNMLRTLERYQRCSYGAVEVSHSAKEIEQSSYKEYLKLKGKYESLQRYQRHLLGDDLGPLNINDLEHLEHQLESSLKLVRSTRTQVMLDQLSDLQTKLEEIYAENHLHQSWGGGGEQSSTYSQQHSQSQGFFQPLECSSGLQIGYNPASSSQITAVTNAQNVSGLVPGWML
- the LOC113698602 gene encoding agamous-like MADS-box protein MADS2 isoform X1 — its product is MGRGRVELKRIENKINRQVTFAKRRNGLLKKAYELSVLCDAEVALIIFSNRGKLYEFCSSSNMLRTLERYQRCSYGAVEVSHSAKEIEQSSYKEYLKLKGKYESLQRYQRHLLGDDLGPLNINDLEHLEHQLESSLKLVRSTRTQVMLDQLSDLQTKEKLWLEANKALERKFFSQLEEIYAENHLHQSWGGGGEQSSTYSQQHSQSQGFFQPLECSSGLQIGYNPASSSQITAVTNAQNVSGLVPGWML
- the LOC113698602 gene encoding agamous-like MADS-box protein MADS2 isoform X3, which gives rise to MGRGRVELKRIENKINRQVTFAKRRNGLLKKAYELSVLCDAEVALIIFSNRGKLYEFCSSSNMLRTLERYQRCSYGAVEVSHSAKEIEQSSYKEYLKLKGKYESLQRYQRHLLGDDLGPLNINDLEHLEHQLESSLKLVRSTRTQVMLDQLSDLQTKFFSQLEEIYAENHLHQSWGGGGEQSSTYSQQHSQSQGFFQPLECSSGLQIGYNPASSSQITAVTNAQNVSGLVPGWML